One Elgaria multicarinata webbii isolate HBS135686 ecotype San Diego chromosome 6, rElgMul1.1.pri, whole genome shotgun sequence DNA segment encodes these proteins:
- the TICAM2 gene encoding TIR domain-containing adapter molecule 2: MGTSISKRTTPFIQRNNMKDSCTRKGQKAFKQKPNLCELSVDTENSCQINIQERSDEAGDIFYRFVILHADDDVEEAVRVQDLLQNEFCIKPGIIFAEMPSGRHLLENLNDAVNGSAWTIILLTENFLSELWCQFQSYTSLFGALTIPHKCNTVIPMRLRNNPLPREKIPFILQSINALQEDSPGFAEQVKKTFQESTYRQQQAMWRYSKKGEAQNRLDW; this comes from the coding sequence ATGGGAACCAGTATTTCCAAAAGAACCACTCCTTTTATTCAGAGGAACAATATGAAGGACAGCTGTACAAGAAAAGGGCAGAAGGCCTTTAAGCAAAAACCCAATTTGTGTGAACTGTCAGTGGACACAGAAAACAGTTGCCAAATTAATATCCAAGAAAGGAGTGACGAGGCTGGGGATATATTTTACAGGTTTGTAATTCTTCATGCTGACGACGATGTTGAGGAAGCCGTTAGAGTCCAGGACTTACTGCAAAATGAATTTTGTATTAAACCAGGGATAATCTTTGCGGAAATGCCTAGTGGTAGGCATTTGCTAGAAAATTTAAATGATGCTGTGAATGGCTCTGCGTGGACAATTATCTTGCTGACCGAAAACTTCTTGAGTGAGCTTTGGTGCCAATTCCAATCGTACACATCCCTGTTTGGCGCACTGACTATACCACACAAATGCAATACAGTCATACCAATGAGGCTGAGGAATAACCCACTCCCAAGGGAGAAGATTCCTTTCATCCTCCAGTCCATTAATGCACTGCAGGAAGATAGTCCTGGATTTGCTGAACAAGTAAAGAAAACTTTCCAGGAGTCTACATACAGGCAACAGCAAGCGATGTGGAGGTACAGCAAAAAGGGAGAGGCACAAAATCGCCTTGATTGGTGA